The Psychroflexus sp. ALD_RP9 region CCTATCATTTTATAACCAGCTGCTATATGATTATAATAAAAAATAAAATCATCAGGAAAAGTTTGAATTCTAGCACATTCTCTTACGCTTAGTCTTCTATATAAATTTTCTTTACCTGGAACAAAAATGCGTTTGTTCTGTTCGATAAATTTCATTTTAGGTGCTTGAGGATGTAATGGTGCGTGTCTGCCACCTGCTTGAATTGTATATGATTGCTCGTTCCAACTTCGCACTCTGTTCCTTGACATGAACATTGATGAAAAACCGCCAATCATATATTCGTGATTTGGAATTTTACAATTTTCCATATTGGTTTTATTTCCTTCTTTAGCAGGAACAACTGAATTTTGCAAATCAGCTATTTTTTGTTCAAGAGTTACTTTTTCTTTAAGTGGCTTAGGAAACTTAAATTTAAAATCAAGGTCTTCCCGAATACCAACAAAAAAAACTCGTTTTCGGTCTTGTGGAACATCAAAATTAGATGCGTTTAGCAATTTGAAAGATAAGTTATATCCAGCATCTTTAAAAAGTTGCTTAATATTTTTTAAAGCTTCACTATGTCTATTTAAGAGCATTCCGCTAACATTTTCTGCTAAGAAAAATTTAGGTTGTTTAGCTTCTAATATTCTTATAAAATCAAAAAATAACTGCCCTCGCTTATCATTTATACCACGTTTTGACCCTGCTTCACTCCAACTCTGACAAGGTGGTCCACCAATAATGCCATCACATTCAGGAACTTCATTCGATTTTATGTTAACAATACTTCGTCTGTCGAGCGTAGTATTTTTATGATTTTTCTCGTAAGTTTCCCAAATATCTTTGTCATATTCATTTGCCCAAACAACATTAAATCCTGCTTTTTGAAATCCTAAATCAAGTCCGCCTGCTCCTGCAAAAAATGATACTATTCTCATACTATTTTTTCTTTTAATGTTCTTCTGTATTCTGCTTTTTCTTCCGCAACTTGTAAAAGTTGTTTGGTGCAATTTGTTTCATAAATCTGTTTCCCGATTTGGTCAGTGATATATTCATTTCTTAATTCTGTGAGATTGATTTTGAAGATTTTAGCAAGTTTTGGTAATCTCTTTTCGTCAAAATCACGTTTCCCGTTCTCAATTTTGCTCAAGTTTGCAGAGTCTAAGTTCAATTTGGCCGCAAGTTGAGTTAAGGTCAATTCGTTTTCGTTTCGTAAAAGTCGGATGTATTCTCCAAAAGTGGTTTTCATAAGACTTGTCATTTTTTGACAAATTTATAAATTCTATTTGAAATATTCAATTCGAGCGTAGGGAAATTTTAGCTCTTTTGGTTTTTAAGGATTGGGTTTTAGCGTTGGCAAAAACCAAATGTGCTAAAATGTGCGGCTGGTTTCAGCTTGTGGGTAACGTTCTGCGTATATGCTTTGTGGCGATGCAAAAAGGCTTTCTCGATTCAGCATAAACTTTTGATTTTAAAAGTACAAAAACTTTTAGTTTAAGCCTTAATTTAGCCATAAAGTATATACGTTGTTGTGCAAAGTATTTAACTTTACATCTTTAATAAGTGCTTATTTAAAATTAAAAAAAAGGCTCTCATGTAATTCTTTGAGAGCCCTTTTTTTAACCTTATAAATCGATAATTTTTTGATATAAAAAATAAGTCATCAAAC contains the following coding sequences:
- a CDS encoding DNA cytosine methyltransferase, coding for MRIVSFFAGAGGLDLGFQKAGFNVVWANEYDKDIWETYEKNHKNTTLDRRSIVNIKSNEVPECDGIIGGPPCQSWSEAGSKRGINDKRGQLFFDFIRILEAKQPKFFLAENVSGMLLNRHSEALKNIKQLFKDAGYNLSFKLLNASNFDVPQDRKRVFFVGIREDLDFKFKFPKPLKEKVTLEQKIADLQNSVVPAKEGNKTNMENCKIPNHEYMIGGFSSMFMSRNRVRSWNEQSYTIQAGGRHAPLHPQAPKMKFIEQNKRIFVPGKENLYRRLSVRECARIQTFPDDFIFYYNHIAAGYKMIGNAVPVNLAKHIAIGIKSQIENAEKKQKPVSKRKMELENTLS
- a CDS encoding helix-turn-helix domain-containing protein, with translation MKTTFGEYIRLLRNENELTLTQLAAKLNLDSANLSKIENGKRDFDEKRLPKLAKIFKINLTELRNEYITDQIGKQIYETNCTKQLLQVAEEKAEYRRTLKEKIV